The genomic window ATAAGCTGAACCAGAGTGATGTTGCCTATTTGATTCGCTGATCGTAGAGACCTTACACGTGTAAGGTCTCTTTCCACTTGTAAATTATTTGATAGTGAAAATTCCCGACCTAAAGAATAACCGTTCTTAATCTGCGACAAAAGATAAGATTAATACCAATAACTGCGATTCCATAATCTTCCAAGCGCAAGGCCTGTAAAAAACGGAAAGAAAAACATTTTTATATCTCCTCCTTGCCTGATATTTCCAGCATATTATATGCGTTCTTAAGACAGTCCGTTAAAAAAGACGCATGGCTTTGGCTATCATTTTCCCGCTGCCGGGCGTGTTCGGGACTTTCACCCGTTAGACTTCGCCCATGCCGGGCGCATAGCAAAAAGATGCTGCAAGTCATGCGCAGCATCTTTTTTGTTATTATATGGTTTATTTTGGAAATATATGTTATAATTGCTCTGCAACAGATGGCGTGCAGGGCGGTCGGCATTCCCTCCGGAAAGGAGGTGATGCCATGGAAGTATATCAAACACTAGCACTGATGATATCCTTTGGAACATTGGTGGTTTTAATACTTTTGTTCAATAAACGGAAATAGACCGCCCACTCACATGGAAAACGGTCTATCCGTGTCCATTAGCCGACCGCCCTTAAAGCGGCTGTTGCGGGGAGTCATGTAGCTGCATGATTCCTCTTTGCTTATATTATATACCATATTTAAGTTAAAATACATAGTTATATGTAAAATTTTGTTAACACCTTTTTCTTTAGCGGAGCATCTGCTGTTTTTTGTCACGATTGTCAGGCTTATCCCATATGATGCCAATAAAGTACAGGAAAGAGCGGTATAGAAATGAGTTATTTTCCCAAGACATGAACGTCAGTTCAAATTCGCAACCGGTTGCGAATTTGAACTACACCCAGGCCCTCGTTCTTCTTGGGCTCCCGGGAGGAAAAACAACCACCCCTAAAGGAGTATTATTTCCCTGCAAAAAGAAACCTTACACGTGTAAGGTTTCTTAGACTCCGGGAATTATCTCATA from Dehalobacter sp. includes these protein-coding regions:
- a CDS encoding DUF3102 domain-containing protein; the encoded protein is MNVSSNSQPVANLNYTQALVLLGLPGGKTTTPKGVLFPCKKKPYTCKVS